A single Anas acuta chromosome 27, bAnaAcu1.1, whole genome shotgun sequence DNA region contains:
- the GFRA2 gene encoding GDNF family receptor alpha-2 isoform X2: MDPATNSKSNHCLDAAKACNLNDNCKRLRSGYISTCSKEISATEHCSRRKCHKALRQFFDRVPSEYTYRLLFCSCKDQACAERRRQTIVPSCSYEDKHKPNCLELRNVCRADHLCRSRLADFHANCQASFQSLTSCPGDNYQACLGSYAGLIGFDMTPNYVDASTTSITISPWCSCKGSGNLEEECEKFLRDFTENPCLRNAIQAFGNGTDVNLTPRTRLVPVTVPPKTEKSPSTDDINYSNTMYDTSIITTCTSIQEHGQKLNKSKEQSLCYSETQLTTDTMPDQKTFVDPKAGGSRHWAGRILPTVPVLLLVLVL, translated from the exons ATGGACCCGGCCACCAACTCCAAAAGCAACCACTGCCTGGACGCGGCCAAAGCCTGCAACCTGAACGACAACTGCAAGCGCCTGCGCTCGGGCTACATCTCCACCTGCAGCAAGGAGATCTCGGCCACCGAGCACTGCAGCCGGCGGAAATGCCACAAAGCCCTGCGCCAGTTCTTCGACCGCGTGCCCAGCGAGTACACCTACCGCCTCCTCTTCTGCTCCTGCAAGGACCAGGCTTGCGCCGAGCGCCGGCGGCAAACCATCGTCCCCTCCTGCTCCTACGAGGACAAGCACAAGCCCAACTGCCTGGAGCTGCGCAACGTGTGCCGGGCCGACCACCTCTGCCG GTCCCGGCTGGCCGATTTCCACGCTAATTGCCAAGCCTCCTTCCAGTCCCTGACGAGCTGCCCCGGGGACAACTACCAGGCGTGCCTGGGCTCCTACGCGGGGCTCATCG GCTTCGACATGACACCCAACTACGTGGAtgccagcaccaccagcatCACCATCTCGCCCTGGTGCTCCTGCAAAGGCAGCGGCAACCTGGAGGAGGAGTGCGAGAAGTTCCTCAGGGACTTCACGGAGAACCCCTGCCTCC GAAACGCCATCCAGGCCTTTGGCAATGGCACCGACGTGAACCTCACCCCCAGGACGCGCTTGGTCCCTGTCACCGTGCCGCCCAAGACGGAGAAAAGCCCGTCCACCGATGACATCAACTACAGCAACACCATGTACGACACGAGCATCATCACCACCTGCACCTCCATCCAG gAGCACGGACAGAAGCTAAACAAGTCCAAAGAGCAGAGCCTGTGCTACTCAGAG ACCCAGCTGACCACGGACACCATGCCAGACCAGAAGACCTTCGTGGACCCCAAGGCAGGCGGCAGCCGGCACTGGGCGGGCCGGATCCTGCCCACCGTGCCCGTCCTcctcctggtgctggtgctATAG
- the GFRA2 gene encoding GDNF family receptor alpha-2 isoform X1, with protein sequence MILANAFCIVLFVDETLRSLAAPPSPPGQDPQGWRAPVDCVRANELCAAEPSCSSRYRTLRQCLAGRDRNTMLANKECQAALEVLQESPLYDCRCKRGMKKELQCLQIYWSIHLGLTEGEEFYEASPYEPVTSRLSDIFRLASIFSGMDPATNSKSNHCLDAAKACNLNDNCKRLRSGYISTCSKEISATEHCSRRKCHKALRQFFDRVPSEYTYRLLFCSCKDQACAERRRQTIVPSCSYEDKHKPNCLELRNVCRADHLCRSRLADFHANCQASFQSLTSCPGDNYQACLGSYAGLIGFDMTPNYVDASTTSITISPWCSCKGSGNLEEECEKFLRDFTENPCLRNAIQAFGNGTDVNLTPRTRLVPVTVPPKTEKSPSTDDINYSNTMYDTSIITTCTSIQEHGQKLNKSKEQSLCYSETQLTTDTMPDQKTFVDPKAGGSRHWAGRILPTVPVLLLVLVL encoded by the exons ATGATCTTGGCAAACGCCTTCTGCATCGTCCTCTTCGTAG ATGAGACCCTCCGCTCGCTGGCcgcccccccgtcccccccagGGCAGGACCCGCAGGGCTGGCGGGCGCCCGTGGACTGCGTGCGAGCCAACGAGCTGTGCGCGGCcgagcccagctgcagctcgCGGTACCGCACGCTGCGGCAGTGCCTGGCGGGGCGCGACAGGAACACCATGCTGGCCAACAAGGAGTGCCAGGCGGcgctggaggtgctgcaggagagcCCCCTCTACGACTGCCGCTGCAAGCGGGGCATGAAGAAGGAGCTGCAGTGCCTGCAGATCTACTGGAGCATCCACCTGGGGCTGACCGAAG GAGAAGAATTTTATGAAGCTTCCCCCTACGAGCCGGTCACCTCTCGTCTCTCTGATATATTCAGACTCGCTTCAATTTTCTCAG GAATGGACCCGGCCACCAACTCCAAAAGCAACCACTGCCTGGACGCGGCCAAAGCCTGCAACCTGAACGACAACTGCAAGCGCCTGCGCTCGGGCTACATCTCCACCTGCAGCAAGGAGATCTCGGCCACCGAGCACTGCAGCCGGCGGAAATGCCACAAAGCCCTGCGCCAGTTCTTCGACCGCGTGCCCAGCGAGTACACCTACCGCCTCCTCTTCTGCTCCTGCAAGGACCAGGCTTGCGCCGAGCGCCGGCGGCAAACCATCGTCCCCTCCTGCTCCTACGAGGACAAGCACAAGCCCAACTGCCTGGAGCTGCGCAACGTGTGCCGGGCCGACCACCTCTGCCG GTCCCGGCTGGCCGATTTCCACGCTAATTGCCAAGCCTCCTTCCAGTCCCTGACGAGCTGCCCCGGGGACAACTACCAGGCGTGCCTGGGCTCCTACGCGGGGCTCATCG GCTTCGACATGACACCCAACTACGTGGAtgccagcaccaccagcatCACCATCTCGCCCTGGTGCTCCTGCAAAGGCAGCGGCAACCTGGAGGAGGAGTGCGAGAAGTTCCTCAGGGACTTCACGGAGAACCCCTGCCTCC GAAACGCCATCCAGGCCTTTGGCAATGGCACCGACGTGAACCTCACCCCCAGGACGCGCTTGGTCCCTGTCACCGTGCCGCCCAAGACGGAGAAAAGCCCGTCCACCGATGACATCAACTACAGCAACACCATGTACGACACGAGCATCATCACCACCTGCACCTCCATCCAG gAGCACGGACAGAAGCTAAACAAGTCCAAAGAGCAGAGCCTGTGCTACTCAGAG ACCCAGCTGACCACGGACACCATGCCAGACCAGAAGACCTTCGTGGACCCCAAGGCAGGCGGCAGCCGGCACTGGGCGGGCCGGATCCTGCCCACCGTGCCCGTCCTcctcctggtgctggtgctATAG